A window from Sordaria macrospora chromosome 2, complete sequence encodes these proteins:
- a CDS encoding mitochondrial 54S ribosomal protein bL17m, which translates to MAGAHVKYRHLSRSSAHRQALLRNLVTSLIKNETIHTTYPKAKEAQRLAEKLITLSKRDTETARRSAQGILYTPDKLLPKLFGEIRERYATRPGGYTRVLRTEPKDTYSQAPSAILELVDGPKDMRFAMTAATVARDREQKTESTELTRKNMEKVTKFRKDGMRAFEDMVAKLRDMNFTAGAINPNEWKKLDR; encoded by the exons ATGGCCGGCGCCCACGTCAAGTACAGGCACTTGAGCCGTAGCTCGGCGCATCGCCAGGCTTTGCTGCGCAACTTGGTCACCTCGCTCATCAAGAACGAGACCATCCACACCACTTatcccaaggccaaggaggcccaGCGCCTGGCCGAGAAGCTCATCACCCTCTCCAAGCGCGACACCGAGACAGCCCGGCGTAGTGCCCAGGGTATTCTCTAT ACCCCCGACAAGCTCCTCCCCAAACTCTTCGGCGAGATCCGCGAGCGCTACGCCACCCGGCCAGGAGGCTACACGCGCGTGCTGCGCACTGAGCCCAAGGACACGTACTCGCAAGCGCCCTCGGCCAtcctcgagctcgtcgaCGGGCCCAAGGACATGCGCTTCGCCATGACGGCCGCCACCGTCGCCCGCGACCGCGAGCAAAAGACCGAGAGCACCGAGCTCACCCGCAAGAACATGGAGAAGGTCACCAAGTTCCGCAAAGACGGCATGCGCGCCTTCGAGGACATGGTCGCCAAGCTCAGGGATATGAACTTTACCGCCGGTGCGATAAATCCCAACGAGTGGAAGAAGCTTGATCGTTAA